In Carya illinoinensis cultivar Pawnee chromosome 9, C.illinoinensisPawnee_v1, whole genome shotgun sequence, the following are encoded in one genomic region:
- the LOC122277332 gene encoding uncharacterized protein LOC122277332 isoform X1, with product MNRTPTTKKTCTKMIFEVAPSLYMVEVRKSGGDTLEFHKVMDLMVLWHLNKGFLLAIIFLSPGEIVQSTQLWTLSPLLDPLILNPIVGCLDSLWIRHCKYICTYFLLRIIGYFWFTSLKFV from the exons ATGAACAGAACACCAACCACTAAGAAAACTTGCACAAAAATG atttttgagGTGGCCCCTTCACTCTACATGGTTGAGGTTCGCAAGTCTGGAGGAGATACGCTAGAATTTCACAAG GTGATGGACCTGATGGTGTTGTGGCATCTAAATAAGGGTTTTCTTCTGGCAATAATATTTCTTTCTCCGGGTGAAATTGTTCAGAGTACTCAATTATGGACTTTGTCCCCTTTGCTTGACCCTCTCATTCTGAACCCTATTGTTGGTTGCCTAGACTCTCTTTGGATTAGACATTGCAAGTATATCTGTACATACTTTCTTCTCCGTATAATTGGGTATTTTTGGTTTACATCTCTCAAATTTGTGTGA
- the LOC122277332 gene encoding CBL-interacting serine/threonine-protein kinase 23 isoform X2, with amino-acid sequence MNRTPTTKKTCTKMIFEVAPSLYMVEVRKSGGDTLEFHKFYNSLTTGLKDIAWKTGDEAEERKGGDGPDGVVASK; translated from the exons ATGAACAGAACACCAACCACTAAGAAAACTTGCACAAAAATG atttttgagGTGGCCCCTTCACTCTACATGGTTGAGGTTCGCAAGTCTGGAGGAGATACGCTAGAATTTCACAAG TTCTATAATAGTCTCACAACTGGGCTGAAAGATATTGCTTGGAAAACTGGGGATGAAGCAGAGGAAAGGAAAGGAG GTGATGGACCTGATGGTGTTGTGGCATCTAAATAA